A window of Peromyscus eremicus chromosome 7, PerEre_H2_v1, whole genome shotgun sequence contains these coding sequences:
- the Septin7 gene encoding septin-7, translated as MVVGESGLGKSTLINSLFLTDLYSPEYPGPSHRIKKTVQVEQSKVLIKEGGVQLLLTIVDTPGFGDAVDNSNCWQPVIDYIDSKFEDYLNAESRVNRRQMPDNRVQCCLYFIAPSGHGLKPLDIEFMKRLHEKVNIIPLIAKADTLTPEECQQFKKQIMKEIQEHKIKIYEFPETDDEEENKLVKKIKDRLPLAVVGSNTIIEVNGKRVRGRQYPWGVAEVENGEHCDFTILRNMLIRTHMQDLKDVTNNVHYENYRSRKLAAVTYNGVDNNKNKGQLTKSPLAQMEEERREHVAKMKKMEMEMEQVFEMKVKEKVQKLKDSEAELQRRHEQMKKNLEAQHKELEEKRRQFEEEKANWEAQQRILEQQNSSRTLEKNKKKGKIF; from the exons GTGGAGCAATCCAAAGTCTTAATCAAAGAAGGTGGCGTTCAGTTGCTGCTGACAATAGTTGATACCCCAGGATTTGGAGATGCAGTGGATAATAGTAATTG CTGGCAGCCTGTCATTGACTACATTGATAGTAAATTTGAGGATTACTTAAATGCAGAATCTCGAGTGAACAGACGTCAGATGCCCGATAACAGGGTTCAGTGTTGTTTATACTTCATCGCTCCTTCAGGACATGG ACTTAAACCATTGGATATTGAATTTATGAAACGTTTGCATGAAAAAGTGAATATCATCCCACTAATTGCCAAAGCAGACACACTCACACCAGAGGAATGCCAACAGTTTAAAAAACAG ATAatgaaagaaatccaagaacataaaattaaaatatatgaatttcCAGAAACGGATGATGAAGAAGAGAATAAGCTGGTTAAGAAGATAAAG GATCGTTTACCTCTTGCTGTGGTAGGTAGTAATACTATCATCGAAGTTaatggcaaaagagtcagaggaaGGCAGTATCCTTGGGGTGTGGCTGAAG tTGAAAATGGTGAACATTGTGATTTTACAATTCTAAGAAATATGTTGATAAG AACACATATGCAGGATTTGAAAGATGTTACTAATAATGTACACTATGAGAACTACAGAAGCAGAAAACTAGCAGCAGTGACTTACAATGGAGTGGATAACAACAAGAATAAAGGACAACTTACTAA GAGCCCTCTGGCAcagatggaagaagaaagaagggaacaTGTAGCCAAGATGaagaagatggagatggagatggaacAGGTGTTTGAGATGAAGGTCAAAGAAAAAGTTCAAAAATTGAAGGACTCTGAAGCGGAG CTCCAGCGGCGCCATGagcaaatgaaaaagaatttaGAAGCACAACACAAAGAATTAGAGGAAAAACGTCGCCAGTttgaagaagagaaagcaaactgGGAAGCTCAACAACGCATTTTAGAGCAACAGAACTCTTCAAG AACCTTggaaaagaacaagaagaaaggcaAGATCTTTTAA